The Nostoc cf. commune SO-36 genomic sequence GCAATTTAGTTATTAGTTATTGGGCATTGGGCATTGGACTACTGCCAAAAATCAGTGGCATCATATCCTAGTTCCCCTAGCATCTGCCGCAGCAAGGGTAAACTGAGTCCAATTACATTGGTGTGACAGCCTTCAATTTTTTCGACGAAGAAACTACCAAAACCTTCAATTGCAAAGGCTCCAGCGCACTTTAGGGGTTCCCCTGTGGCAACATAAGCTTTAATTGCCTTCTCACTCATTTGAGCAAAATAAACTCTTGTAACTTGAGACTTGACTATAGTACGGTTTTGAGATAAATCAATTAAGGCGTGACCTGTGTATAAGTCGCCAAAGTTACCTTGCATTATCTGCCAACGTGCGATCGCATCAGTTGTATCTGCTGGTTTTCCGTAAATTTCACCATTCATGGCCAAAACTGAATCACAACCCATAATCAAAGCCGATTCAAACTGTGGGGCTACAGTTTCCGCCTTGTACTGGGCAAGAGTTTTGACCAATTCTGCTGGTTCACTTAATTCAATTTGCGACTCATCAAAGTCACTTGCTCGAACTATCGGTTCAATACCAACAGTTTGCAACAATCGGCGTCGGGCTGGGGAAGCGGAGGCAAGTACAAAAGGTGGAATTTTCATGATATTTCCGAAAAATTTGGTAATTGGACATTGGGAATCGGGGATTGGTGATTAAATTTCTTCTCTATCTCCCATTCCCTATTCCCTATTCCCCACTCCCCAATTAATAGACAGAAAAAGAATTAACAACCTCATCAATCATCCGTTTAACTTTCTGCCAGCGTTTTTCAGGAATTGAGGCGTTGAAGGTAAAAACTTTACCACGACTTACAGCAACGCTGGCGATGTTGTGTCGTTGCTGTTGATTGGGGAGTTTAACCTCATACTCTAAAAGGTAGTAGATTTTACCGTCTACTTCTCGCTGTGAGGCATTGACTAATTCAGCCGAACGGCCAGAGTCAGGAGGCGCGAGAGCCGCTTTTCCTAATTTGTATCCTACTTCTGTTGGCGTTCCCAATTCTGACAAAGTTTTGCCTTCTGGAACTGGGCTAATCACAACCGAAACATTTTCGGACACCTCAATCAAATCGTGGAAAACCACATCTGGCCCATCGGCAACTTTAACTGGTAGCCAGCCGTTAGGATATAAAAACTGATAGCCATCATTAGTGTCTACAAAGCTTTTGAGTCCAGATGCAGCAGCCACACCAGAATTACACAGGCTGAAGCTCAACATCAATAGCAAAATTAATACAATTCGTTTCCACATTTCTAAAGATTCCTTTGGGCTGGAGACGACACCAGACAAGCATTATTTCTCGTCTTTATTCTCCCACCAACCGGGACGCTTCGGATGATACATTAGATGCTGAGGTATACAGCACTTCCGGCAGCTATGAGGTACATCCTCAAAGCTAAAAGCTATGTTAGGAGAGAGGCAATAAGAAAAACTGTATTGCATAATAGCGGGAAGCGCTGTAAATGCTTAAATGTCGGCCAATACTGCCTGGTGTATCGTCTTATGGATGAAAGAAAAAATGTAGGTTGGGTTTCGTCCCTCAACTCAACTTATTCCTAAATTTATCAAAGCCGATAAAAATAAAAATTAGAAACTTTTATTGTTTGAAATTTTATAGAGCAATGTTATAAGGAAACCAATTTAACCAAGCATCCCAATTTTCTACAATTTGGGCAAATTCTGCATAACCACCTGCTTGAGGATGAACACCATCATTGGCTTTTGCCTCATTTATCCAGATGTTTGATTTTTCTAATAGCGGAAAAATATTTAAATAAGATACATTTAATTCATTACAAATTAAAGCAAACTGTTTAGATAAATCAATAGTTCTCTGGCTTATTTGAGGATCTTCTTGTTCTGCGTATGGCGCAGGGCTAACCATCAACACAGGGTACAATTTTTGAGCTTCACTTAATATTTCACAGACATTTTTGATAGAATCTGCAAAATCTACGCGAGTTTTACCGTTTTCCAATGTTGTATCATTCAATCCAAAAGAAAATACAACTCTGCCATCATATTCTTTGGGTAAGCGAAGTGATACTTCCTGTAACCAACGCTTTGCTATATCGGTACTAGTCTCTCGCCTAATTCCTAAATTATAGTAAGTAATGTCATAACCTTTTTTATTAGCATTAGCGCATATCCTACCCGTCCAACCAAGACATTCACTATCGCCAGTGCCGTTAACAAAAGAGTCACCAACAAAACAAATTCTTACTTCTTGTAGCATTATTAGTTTCTTAATAAACCTATAGGCACACAGAGAATAATTCTACGCTCCTTCCCTGCGGGAAGGCAAAGCGCCTATGTATTTCCAAACAAATTTAGTAAATAGGAGAGGCAGATAATTCTACCTCTCCTATACAGGGATAGACAAATTAATTGAACTATCCCATGATTAATTCCAACTAACTAGACTTAGTATTTGTTGGGTTTGTGAACAAGAAAGCTGAGAATTTGGCACTGCTTGATGTTGTCAAAACCCACAACACGGATATAGCTGGTGTTGAATTGAGAACGACATGCTTGAACTTCGCTCAATACTTCTTGAGTAGATTTAGCACCGAACAAAGGCAGCTTCCACATTGTCCAATATAATTCTGTTGGCTCAGAAGTTTCATTGAACTCGATCGCTGGAATGTAACCTTGATTCAAAATGTACTGGATCTGCTTGGCAATTTGAGCATCAGTCAGGGGTGGCAGATAAGAAAGGGTTTCGTAACGACGCTCTTTTGGTAAAGTTTGCATAGCTTTTTGATAATGGGTTGCGATTTTTGACTACTAGGTTGACCGAACTAATTGGATAAGTTATCCAAATTCGGATCTGAAGTTGCTTGCTGTTCTGTGTGCAGGCTGGGGTTAGATGTGTCTATTCGTGTGATGCGTTCTAAATGCTGGCGACGCTGCTCCATATTAGATTGCTGAATGCCAGTTCGAACCATTTCCGGCAAAAATTCTGCAATTTCTTCGGCAATGTGTTCTCTGACAGTCATAATTCGCAACGCCAAATCTGGTTTTTCTCGCAACAGTTGCTCAATATATGACTCACCATTCTGAATTTTGCCAGACGAAAAGTTATGCAGCCAAAGTTCTAATGGCGGATTTGTTTCGCCTAGCTGTGCCAATACTGTCCTTAGAGCCTGATAAGTCAGATAGCTTTGGAGAGTTTTGGCTGTGTCCTTCGCAATTTGCTTAAGATTCATGCTTGACCCCAGCCCTGAAGAGTTATGAGTTATGAGTTATGAGTTATGAATTAATGCAAATCCTAACTCTTAACTCTTAACTCTTAACTGTTAACCCAGATCAGACGGTATCCATTGCTTCAAACTCGAACTTGATTTCTTTCCACAGTTCGCAAGCAACAGCCAGTTCAGGAGACCACTTGGCAGCTTCGCGGATGATATCGTTACCTTCACGAGCCAAGTTACGGCCTTCGTTACGAGCTTGAACAACAGCTTCTAAGGCGACACGGTTAGCGGTTGCACCAGGAGCGTTACCCCAAGGATGTCCTAGAGTACCACCACCGAATTGTAGTACAGAGTCATCACCAAAGATTTCTACCAGTGCGGGCATGTGCCATACGTGGATACCACCAGAAGCAACTGCCATTACACCAGGTAGAGAAGCCCAGTCTTGGGTAAAGTAAATACCACGAGACTTGTCTTGCTCAATGTAGTTTTCACGCAACAGGTCAACGAAGCCCATTGTGATGCCGCGCTCACCTTCCAACTTACCAACTACTGTACCGGTGTGGATGTGATCGCCACCAGACAAACGTAGGGCTTTAGCCAATACACGGAAGTGGATACCGTGGTTCTTTTGACGGTCGATTACAGCGTGCATAGCACGGTGAATGTGTAGCAGGATACCGTTATCGCGGCACCAATGAGCCAATGTGGTGTTGGCGGTGAAACCTGCGGTTAGGTAGTCATGCATGATGATGGGCATTTTGAGTTCTTTAGCGTACTCAGCCCGTTGCAACATTTGTTCGCAAGTAGGAGCGGTGACGTTTAGGTAGTGACCTTTAATTTCACCGGTTTCTGCTTGAGCTTTGTTGATAGCTTCAGCTACGAACAAGAAGCGATCGCGCCATCTTTGAAATGGTGCAGAGTTGATGTTTTCGTCGTCTTTGGTGAAGTCCAAACCACCGCGTAAGCACTCGTATACAGCGCGTCCGTAGTTCTTAGCGGAAAGACCCAATTTGGGCTTAATGGTACAACCCAACAAAGGACGACCGTATTTGTTTAATTTGTCGCGCTCAACTTGGATACCGTGAGGAGGCCCTTGGAAGGTCTTGATATAAGCTACTGGGAAACGGATATCTTCTAAACGT encodes the following:
- a CDS encoding Maf family protein; protein product: MKIPPFVLASASPARRRLLQTVGIEPIVRASDFDESQIELSEPAELVKTLAQYKAETVAPQFESALIMGCDSVLAMNGEIYGKPADTTDAIARWQIMQGNFGDLYTGHALIDLSQNRTIVKSQVTRVYFAQMSEKAIKAYVATGEPLKCAGAFAIEGFGSFFVEKIEGCHTNVIGLSLPLLRQMLGELGYDATDFWQ
- the psbP gene encoding photosystem II reaction center PsbP, which codes for MWKRIVLILLLMLSFSLCNSGVAAASGLKSFVDTNDGYQFLYPNGWLPVKVADGPDVVFHDLIEVSENVSVVISPVPEGKTLSELGTPTEVGYKLGKAALAPPDSGRSAELVNASQREVDGKIYYLLEYEVKLPNQQQRHNIASVAVSRGKVFTFNASIPEKRWQKVKRMIDEVVNSFSVY
- a CDS encoding GDSL-type esterase/lipase family protein, whose protein sequence is MLQEVRICFVGDSFVNGTGDSECLGWTGRICANANKKGYDITYYNLGIRRETSTDIAKRWLQEVSLRLPKEYDGRVVFSFGLNDTTLENGKTRVDFADSIKNVCEILSEAQKLYPVLMVSPAPYAEQEDPQISQRTIDLSKQFALICNELNVSYLNIFPLLEKSNIWINEAKANDGVHPQAGGYAEFAQIVENWDAWLNWFPYNIAL
- a CDS encoding ribulose bisphosphate carboxylase small subunit; protein product: MQTLPKERRYETLSYLPPLTDAQIAKQIQYILNQGYIPAIEFNETSEPTELYWTMWKLPLFGAKSTQEVLSEVQACRSQFNTSYIRVVGFDNIKQCQILSFLVHKPNKY
- the rcbX gene encoding RuBisCO chaperone RbcX; the encoded protein is MNLKQIAKDTAKTLQSYLTYQALRTVLAQLGETNPPLELWLHNFSSGKIQNGESYIEQLLREKPDLALRIMTVREHIAEEIAEFLPEMVRTGIQQSNMEQRRQHLERITRIDTSNPSLHTEQQATSDPNLDNLSN
- a CDS encoding form I ribulose bisphosphate carboxylase large subunit; its protein translation is MSYAQTKTQSKSGYQAGVKDYRLTYYTPDYTPKDTDLLAAFRMTPQPGVPPEEAGAAVAAESSTGTWTTVWTDLLTDLDRYKGRCYDIEPVPGEDNQYICYVAYPLDLFEEGSVTNVLTSIVGNVFGFKALRALRLEDIRFPVAYIKTFQGPPHGIQVERDKLNKYGRPLLGCTIKPKLGLSAKNYGRAVYECLRGGLDFTKDDENINSAPFQRWRDRFLFVAEAINKAQAETGEIKGHYLNVTAPTCEQMLQRAEYAKELKMPIIMHDYLTAGFTANTTLAHWCRDNGILLHIHRAMHAVIDRQKNHGIHFRVLAKALRLSGGDHIHTGTVVGKLEGERGITMGFVDLLRENYIEQDKSRGIYFTQDWASLPGVMAVASGGIHVWHMPALVEIFGDDSVLQFGGGTLGHPWGNAPGATANRVALEAVVQARNEGRNLAREGNDIIREAAKWSPELAVACELWKEIKFEFEAMDTV